The genome window AACAGGCGTTCGCAAGGGCGCATCACGCTTACTTCGCAGTCGCAAAACAAGTGAAGACCAACCGAAGAAACGCCGGATCCCGAAGCGACTGCTCGGCACCATCGGGATTGCCTGTTCCGCCTGGCTGATCCTTTCCACGCGAAACGACTCCAAACGGAGACATTGAGGTGCCATTGGGGCGCTGATATCGGTCTATACTGCCGCGCATCATGTATTGTAATTCTTCATGGTTCAGGAATCTTCGCAGGGGTCGTGCTTGCGCGAACCGCGAAGGCAGGAGGCGTCTCGAACTCCATGTTTTTAAGCCTTTGCGCGGTCTTCGCAAAGCAAAGCCCCTTACCTTATGTTACCACTGCGTTGATCTCTGAATCTGTAAGAACCAAGGATCAGCAAGACAACAGCCGCAACAGTGACATACACCCATACAGGGATTGGAACGGGATCTCCTGTCGCGTAGGAGTGCATACCTGAGAGATAATAGTTCACCCCATAATAAGTCATCAAAATAGTGCCGTAGGCAGTCAGACTGAAGCAGGCGAAGAGGTATTTAGAATACACCGCTGTCATCAGTCTAAAGTGCGTCACCAAGGTATAAATAAGGATGGAAATGTAAGCCCACGTTTCTTTCGGGTCCCAACCCCAATATCTACCCCAGGATTCATTGGCCCAGATGCCACCCAGGAAGTTTCCAATAATCAAAAGCGTTAAACCAATGATCAATGTCGCTTCATTGGTATCGGTTAACTTACTGATTTCCAGCTCCAGCCTGTTTCGTTTGTTCAAAACGAATAGCACGAGTGTCATGCCTCCTAGAAGTGCACCGATGCCAAGGAAGCCATAGCTAGCAGTGATTACGGATACGTGCACCGTGAGCCAGAACGATTTCAGCACTGGGACAAGATTTGTAATCTCTGGGTCAATACTTCCGAGGTGCCCAGCAAACATGAACAAACCTGCCATAATAAAGGCAGCTCCCATCGGGAAGACCTGCTTCCGAAAGAACAACAGTCCGCCTAGACTCGCACTGAAGGCAATATACATCATGGTTTCATAAGTATTGCTGAGGGGCGCTCGACCACCGATATACCACCGTGCGACTAAAGCGAAGGTATGCACCCCGACGATTGCCACGAGAGGAATAAAAACCACAAACAGATGCCACTTGCTGAAGCGGACAGGATGAAATAAAACCCAAAAACCTAAACCGAGCAAAGCAATGCCTGCCAACAGGTAAGCGATACTCAGGCGCGGGAAGAGCTTCAATCCATTGTATCGGATCTCATGATCCACCACTCGCCTGCTCGGGATCACTGCGTTTCCGTATTGTCGCTGGTATTGGTCTATCTCTTCTACCAAGACGTCGAGTGCTGCATAGTTCTGAGCAAAGCCTTGATCCATAAACTCTTTAATCGTTCGTTGGATTGTCACCTCTGCGTTGTTCTCGGAGAGCGTCCAAATGGATTTGAAATCGACCCATTGATTATTCGGATCATCAATGACAGGGAACACCTTAAACAAGGCACCCGTGTAAACCATAAAGGCGATATTGAGACGCTCATCGACCTTGATCAGATCATTCTCAAAGGTGCCTCTTTGAGAGGGTTTTAATGCATGCGCACGCTCCACCTCCTCCTTCAAAAGATAACGGTGCCCCTCAAAGAACTGGTTAAAGCTGGCTCGATATTCAGCGTTCGTGCCAATCATCTTTCGCAGCTTAGGCGTTTTGACTTTGATCATCGGCACCTTCTTCCAGATGTCTTCACGGAAGAACATTCCCAAAACAACTTGATTGTGCGTCATCCCATCTAGGCTTTCTTTGCCACTGAGCTTGCGCACGATCTCTCTGCTGAGCGTATCCATGGGCTTCATACGCCCCATCCTAGATTGCACGACCAATCTTGAGAAATCATTGCTCACATCGAATGACTCCGCCTTGAATGTCTCAAAGTAGTTATCTTCGTATTCACCTGCCTCTAGCTGATGAGATGCAATCGAAAGTAATAAAGTGACTAGGAAAAGCGTGTGCTTATTAATTCGAGCCAGCAATATTCGCAACCTTGACCCTCGATTGAGCGGATTGAGTATTAAACCAATGAACAGAAGGAAATAGCCCGTGTAGGTGCACAACTTCCCCGGGTCTCTATTGACTGTCAGAATCGTGCCCTTCTCATCGGTGTCATAGGAGGTTTGAAAAAAACGATATCCCCGATAATCCAAGGTATGATTCATGTAGATACGATAATCCAATTCAATACTCTCTAGGCTATCTTTGACTGTCACATCACTCGAAAAGGCTGAAGGCGACTGACTTCCCGGATACCTTTCCATTTCAAATTTCTGTAGCGTGATTGCAAAAGGAAGCTCTTTAGTAGATCCATCTTCGAGTGCAGTAAACTGGCTCGATGATTCACCTTCACGTATATGCATTCGACCCTCTTCTCCGCCGTAACGCGTCACTCCAGCGCCAATCAGGATAACAATCAGCGACATATGTAAAAGCCCTTTGCTCAGGCTTTTATAGAGCTTAGTTCTAAACATGACGGCTAGCAGGTTAATCGCCGCAAGCGTTAGTAGCACTTCATACCAAAGCGCATCATAGATGTGAAGCCTGGCGACTTGAGTTCCATAATCATTTTCAACGAACGTGGCAACGGCTGCCCCCAGAGCAAGTGCTAGAAAGGTAAACA of Lentimonas sp. CC4 contains these proteins:
- the ccsA gene encoding cytochrome c biogenesis protein CcsA, which gives rise to MKKFLSSNTLFVFTFLALALGAAVATFVENDYGTQVARLHIYDALWYEVLLTLAAINLLAVMFRTKLYKSLSKGLLHMSLIVILIGAGVTRYGGEEGRMHIREGESSSQFTALEDGSTKELPFAITLQKFEMERYPGSQSPSAFSSDVTVKDSLESIELDYRIYMNHTLDYRGYRFFQTSYDTDEKGTILTVNRDPGKLCTYTGYFLLFIGLILNPLNRGSRLRILLARINKHTLFLVTLLLSIASHQLEAGEYEDNYFETFKAESFDVSNDFSRLVVQSRMGRMKPMDTLSREIVRKLSGKESLDGMTHNQVVLGMFFREDIWKKVPMIKVKTPKLRKMIGTNAEYRASFNQFFEGHRYLLKEEVERAHALKPSQRGTFENDLIKVDERLNIAFMVYTGALFKVFPVIDDPNNQWVDFKSIWTLSENNAEVTIQRTIKEFMDQGFAQNYAALDVLVEEIDQYQRQYGNAVIPSRRVVDHEIRYNGLKLFPRLSIAYLLAGIALLGLGFWVLFHPVRFSKWHLFVVFIPLVAIVGVHTFALVARWYIGGRAPLSNTYETMMYIAFSASLGGLLFFRKQVFPMGAAFIMAGLFMFAGHLGSIDPEITNLVPVLKSFWLTVHVSVITASYGFLGIGALLGGMTLVLFVLNKRNRLELEISKLTDTNEATLIIGLTLLIIGNFLGGIWANESWGRYWGWDPKETWAYISILIYTLVTHFRLMTAVYSKYLFACFSLTAYGTILMTYYGVNYYLSGMHSYATGDPVPIPVWVYVTVAAVVLLILGSYRFRDQRSGNIR